From Streptomyces durmitorensis, a single genomic window includes:
- a CDS encoding helix-turn-helix transcriptional regulator — MTSTSGTTSERSGGTDTPARLLQLLSLLQTPREWPGGELSDRLGVSRRTVRRDIDRLRDLGYPVQASQGATGGYRLVAGKAMPPLVLDDEEAVAIAVGLRAGAGHAVEGVEEASVRALAKLEQVLPSRLRHRVQTLQIATIPLTSGDGASIAPETLTVMASAAAGQERLRFAYRSGDGTESRRLTEPHRLVSTGRRWYLVAYDIDRDDWRTFRVDRVSSPFATGARFVPRELPTGDAAEYIRRSMWRGQPSYAIDVTFAESAETVATRLPALGAPEPLTATSCRVRATVTDAVDWLAVRLAMTGCDFVAHGPPELVSSLRDLGSRLTRASGA; from the coding sequence ATGACTTCGACTTCCGGCACGACCTCGGAACGGTCCGGCGGTACGGACACCCCGGCTCGGCTGCTTCAGCTCCTCTCCCTCCTGCAGACCCCGCGCGAGTGGCCGGGCGGGGAACTGTCGGACCGGCTCGGCGTCAGCCGCCGTACGGTGCGGCGCGACATCGACCGGCTGCGGGACCTCGGCTATCCGGTGCAGGCGAGCCAGGGGGCGACCGGTGGATACCGCCTGGTCGCGGGCAAGGCGATGCCTCCGCTCGTCCTGGACGACGAGGAGGCGGTGGCGATCGCGGTGGGGCTGCGGGCGGGGGCGGGCCACGCGGTGGAGGGGGTGGAGGAGGCGTCGGTCCGGGCCCTGGCGAAGCTGGAGCAGGTCCTGCCGTCGCGCCTGCGCCACCGGGTCCAGACACTCCAGATCGCGACGATCCCGCTGACCAGCGGGGACGGGGCCAGCATCGCGCCCGAGACGCTGACGGTCATGGCATCCGCGGCGGCGGGCCAGGAGCGGCTCCGCTTCGCGTACCGCTCCGGCGACGGCACCGAGTCCCGCCGGCTCACGGAGCCGCACCGGCTCGTGTCGACGGGGCGGCGCTGGTATCTGGTCGCGTACGACATCGACCGCGACGACTGGCGCACGTTCCGCGTGGACCGGGTGTCGTCCCCGTTCGCGACCGGGGCGCGCTTCGTGCCGCGGGAGCTTCCGACGGGGGACGCGGCGGAGTACATCCGCCGGTCGATGTGGCGGGGCCAGCCTTCGTACGCGATCGACGTGACGTTCGCGGAGTCCGCGGAGACCGTCGCGACGAGGCTCCCGGCGCTGGGGGCGCCGGAGCCCCTGACGGCCACGAGTTGCCGTGTGCGGGCCACGGTGACGGATGCGGTGGACTGGCTGGCGGTACGCCTCGCCATGACGGGCTGCGATTTCGTGGCCCACGGCCCCCCGGAGCTGGTGTCTTCTCTACGTGACCTCGGCTCCCGCCTGACCCGGGCATCGGGGGCGTGA
- a CDS encoding MFS transporter, which translates to MTYSSPATTPPGTAAAADRRRWLALAIVMTAAFMDLVDVTIVNIAIPSIQEDAGASYSQIQWITAGYALAFAAGLITGGRLGDIHGRKRMFLIGIAGFTLASALCGFAANPEMLVASRILQGAMAAMMVPQVLSIVHATFPAHERGKVFGLFGMIVGLGAVSGPLLGALLTQWNLFGLEWRPIFLINLPVGIAGLILGAKFISESKAPKALKLDLVGVVLVTLGLLMVLYPLTRGRELDWPLWGYAMMAGGLVVFGALIAYEKAKAAKDGSPLVELSLFKVKSFAAGIAVQTVFGVAMGIFFLVWTVYMQTGLGWSALRAGTTGVPFSIAVSVAAGMSVQKLVPRFGRKVLQAGALVMAAGVLLYIWEADRYGAGIASWQMALPLLVMGAGMGLIVAPLTDAILSDVPREHSGSASGLLNTVQQMGTALGLGLVSVVFFGMIDEKAAPSQVPTEIVGAFQNSLWWVVGVLVVIFLLMFALPGKPRQHVEGGGDEDAVADAAGELPEREAVLTS; encoded by the coding sequence ATGACTTACAGCAGCCCCGCCACGACACCGCCCGGAACGGCCGCCGCAGCCGACCGGCGCCGCTGGCTCGCCCTCGCCATCGTGATGACCGCGGCCTTCATGGACCTCGTCGACGTCACCATCGTCAACATCGCGATCCCGTCCATCCAGGAGGACGCGGGCGCCTCGTACAGCCAGATCCAGTGGATCACCGCGGGCTACGCGCTCGCGTTCGCGGCCGGACTGATCACCGGCGGGCGGCTCGGCGACATCCACGGGCGCAAGCGGATGTTCCTCATAGGCATCGCGGGCTTCACCCTCGCCTCCGCGCTCTGCGGCTTCGCCGCCAACCCGGAGATGCTGGTCGCCTCGCGGATCCTTCAGGGCGCCATGGCCGCGATGATGGTGCCGCAGGTCCTGTCGATCGTGCACGCCACGTTCCCCGCGCACGAGCGGGGCAAGGTCTTCGGGCTCTTCGGGATGATCGTGGGGCTCGGCGCCGTCTCGGGGCCGCTGCTCGGCGCGCTCCTGACCCAGTGGAACCTGTTCGGGCTCGAATGGCGGCCGATCTTCCTCATCAACCTGCCCGTCGGGATCGCGGGACTGATCCTGGGCGCCAAGTTCATCAGTGAGTCCAAGGCCCCCAAGGCCCTCAAGCTCGACCTCGTCGGCGTCGTCCTGGTCACGCTCGGCCTGCTGATGGTGCTCTACCCGCTCACCCGTGGGCGCGAGCTGGACTGGCCGCTGTGGGGTTACGCCATGATGGCGGGCGGGCTCGTCGTCTTCGGCGCGCTCATCGCGTACGAGAAGGCGAAGGCGGCGAAGGACGGTTCGCCGCTCGTGGAGCTGTCCCTGTTCAAGGTGAAGAGCTTCGCCGCGGGCATCGCGGTGCAGACGGTGTTCGGTGTCGCGATGGGCATCTTCTTCCTGGTCTGGACGGTGTACATGCAGACGGGCCTCGGCTGGAGCGCGCTGCGGGCGGGCACCACCGGGGTGCCGTTCTCGATCGCCGTATCGGTGGCGGCCGGCATGTCCGTGCAGAAGCTCGTGCCGCGGTTCGGGCGCAAGGTGCTCCAGGCCGGCGCGCTCGTCATGGCGGCCGGGGTGCTGCTCTACATCTGGGAGGCGGACCGGTACGGCGCGGGCATCGCGTCCTGGCAGATGGCGCTGCCGCTGCTCGTGATGGGCGCCGGGATGGGACTCATCGTCGCGCCGCTGACCGACGCCATCCTCTCCGACGTGCCGCGTGAGCACTCGGGGTCCGCGTCCGGGCTGCTCAACACCGTGCAGCAGATGGGTACGGCGCTGGGGCTCGGCCTGGTCTCCGTGGTGTTCTTCGGCATGATCGACGAGAAGGCGGCGCCGAGCCAGGTGCCCACGGAGATCGTGGGCGCGTTCCAGAACTCGCTGTGGTGGGTCGTCGGCGTGCTCGTCGTCATCTTCCTGCTGATGTTCGCCCTGCCGGGCAAGCCGCGGCAGCACGTCGAGGGTGGCGGCGACGAGGACGCGGTCGCGGATGCGGCCGGTGAACTTCCCGAGCGGGAGGCCGTGTTGACCTCCTGA